In Camelus ferus isolate YT-003-E chromosome 5, BCGSAC_Cfer_1.0, whole genome shotgun sequence, one genomic interval encodes:
- the ATP5MC3 gene encoding ATP synthase F(0) complex subunit C3, mitochondrial: MFACAKLACSPALIRAGSRVAYRPISASVLSRPEARTGEGSTVFNGAQSGVSQLIQREFQTSAISRDIDTAAKFIGAGAATVGVAGSGAGIGTVFGSLIIGYARNPSLKQQLFSYAILGFALSEAMGLFCLMVAFLILFAM; the protein is encoded by the exons ATGTTCGCCTGCGCCAAGCTCGCCTGCAGCCCTGCTCTG ATCCGAGCTGGATCCAGAGTTGCATACAGACCAATTTCTGCATCAGTGTTATCTCGACCAGAGGCCCGGACTGGAGAG GGCTCTACGGTATTTAATGGGGCCCAGAGTGGTGTGTCTCAGCTAATCCAAAGGGAGTTTCAGACCAGTGCAATCAGCAGAGACATTGATACTGCGGCCAAATTTATTGGTGCAGGTGCTGCGACAGTAGGAGTGGCTGGTTCTGGTGCTGGTATTGGAACAGTCTTTGGCAGCCTCATCATTGGTTATGCCAG AAACCCTTCGCTGAAGCAGCAGCTGTTCTCATATGCTATCCTGGGATTTGCCTTGTCTGAAGCTATGGGTCTCTTTTGTTTGATGGTTGCTTTCTTGATTTTGTTTGCCATGTAA